The genomic stretch GTCCTGCCATTTATGAGGAACATGCAGTCCTGGTTTTCTCAGTTTTATTAGTGATTGTAATGTGTTGGACACCTGATAAATAACCCGACTAATAGATACGACTTTACCATGTTTTAAGCTATTTCTCCTTTTCCATAGTTCCCAACAGATACACGAAGGTAGGGCTTGTAGTATTGGTTTAATTCTTGGCATTACAGGTGTTGTCCAGCACTTTGTTATTGCCTGATGCAAACTCAGTCCCTCCGTTGCTATTCCTGCCTTATTTAGGAAAAAATTCCACACTGTCCTTGCTGCATTTGCTGTATAGAATAGGTGTGTTAGTGTTTCTTCATTTGGTTCTGCACAACACCAACACTTAGATGCCATTGAATAGCCTAATTTGCGCATGAAGTCATCAAGAGGCAGCTTTGCTCTCCATATTTTCCACATAAAGAAAGCAATTTTAAAAGGCATACCTTTAACCCAAATCAAACAATATGCTCTTCTAGGATCCTCCCTCCTCCTTAAATAATCCCATGCTGACTTTACAGTGAAATTACCCTTTGTTCGTAGCATCCAAAAAGGAACATCTAAATCATTTGATATAACTGGAGGCTTAACTCTCTCAATTATATATGTTACAAACTCCTCTGGTAAGACCTCCAATAGCCTTTCCACATTCCACCGACCATCCTCACCCACATCACTAACATTGTGTATGTTATCATCAATCGCAAAATCTACAGGAACAAGAAAGTATAAAGCACCCAGCCCTATCCAATTGCATACCAGAATAATGATGAGCCCATTCTAGGTTGCCAAAAAATTTGATGTTCAATTAATTCTCTGCATTCAATCATTTTTCTCCAGACATGAGAACCTCCCTTCCAGGGCACTACCGCAGAATTCATTTTTTTATAATATTTCTAGCTCATAAAGGAACTCCAAAGGCTTGGTTTAGTCATGAAAAACCACCAAAGCTTACAGAAAAGTGCCTTAGCTCCATCATGTAGAGATCTAAATCCAATGCCTCCTTCTTCATATGGCATACACAGATTGGTCCAAGAAGCCCAGTGCCTACTAGTACCACCCacagaactactccaaaagaattgTGCAAACATCTTATGGAGCTTGTTAATAACATAGTTAGGAGGATTGACAGCGGATAACAAGTGAATGGGCATGCTCTGTAAGACACTAGTTATTAAGACTGCTCTACCCCCAATGGATAAAAGTTTACCTTTCCAGCTTTGCAATTTGTCAAGGACTTTGGTCAGCAATCCTTGATAGTGTTCCATCTTCCTCCTAGCATAGAAAATTGGGCATCCCAGATAGGTGAAGGGGAAGTCTTGCCTACCAATTCCAGTAGTCCTCTCCACTTTCCTTACTACTTCTTGATCTACCAAGTGATGAATATATACAACAGATTTACCTTTATTAACCCATTGGCCTGATGCATTTTCATATACTTGTAGGATCTCCATGATGAGTCGAAGAGAAGTTGCATCAGAAGAACTGAAGATTATGGTGTCATCTGCGTATGCAAGATGATTGATTTTTGGGCTCCATTTAGGCATTCCAAAGCAACAAAAGTACAGGTTTGAATGCAGAGAATTCAATCCCCTTGACAAAGCTTCAGCAGCCAGAATAAAAAGTGTTGGAGACAATGGATCCCCTTGCTTTACTCCCCTCGATGATTTGAAAAAACTATGTGGCTGTCCATTTATTAGAACTGAATACCAATTATTTCCAACAAAATCAAATACCAATCCAATAAACCTTTCAGAGAACCCCGTTTTCCTCAGCACTTTAGTAATAAATAACCATGACAACCTATCATATGCTTTCATCATATCGAGTTTGATCACAACATTAGGACCAGCTTTAGTTCTGAGCCTCATATCTGTGACTATGTCCTGAGTTAACAAAACATTTTCCACTATGCTTCTATCCTTCACAAACCCTGCTTGCTCGATATTAAGCCTGGTAATATACCCACCATTCTGTCATGAACTACTCTTGAAAAGATTTTTTTGACAAATTTGCTAAGACTTATCGGGCGTAAGTCTGAAAAGGTACTGACTTCTTTCTTTTTTGGTAACATGACTAAATTTGTGTGGGTCACACTTTTGGGAAGTTTCTGTCCATAGAAGAAGGATAATACCATCTGCACAATGTCTTCACCTATAATCTCCCAGCAAGATTGGTAGAAAAGTCCAGTAAAACCATCTATCCCTCCTGTTGAATCTCCATTCAACCCAAAAACTACATGCTTGATTTCCTCTCGAGTGGGATTGTTGTTTAACTTCTCATTTTGTTCCATAGTTACCATGGATGGGATATGAtcaattatgtgaaaatttgttgGAATTGTATCTTCCCTGAATTGCTCATGGTAGAATTTTACTGCTTCTGCTGCAATCTGATCATCCTCTTCCACCCAATTTCCAAGACTGTCTTGAATTCTAGTGAGTTTTAATCTTTTCCTTCTTCCATTAACTTGCGCATGAAAAAATCTTGTGTTTCGATCACCATCCTTAAACCAAGCCATTCCGGCCTTTTGTCTCCAAAATTGTTCTTCCAATGCCAAGTATTTTATCATTTCAGCTTGAACCTTATGCAACCTTTGTCTGTTCATTTGAGTAGGAGAAAGCTCAAATTTTCTTTCATGAACTAGGACCACTTCTTCTAGGCTAGCAATTTTCTGAAAAATACCTCCATAGGTAGCTTTACTCCAAGTAGACAAGGCTTTCTTAAGCTTCTTTAATTTATGATTAAATGTCACAAAATGATTAGcagcaaagtcagccttccaatTTTCCTTTACCAAATCTTTGAATGATGCATGTTGTACCCAGAAGTTAAGAAATTTGAATGATTTCATGATAGTGAGAGACTCAGTATCACATTTTAATAGCATAGGACAATGGTCAGATTCGATTTTAGACAAATGTGACACCTCAACCCCCGGGAAAGTCTGTTGAAATTCTATGTTACCAAGACATCTATCCAGCCACTTGAAAATACAGTCTTCCTCTGATCTACCATTCCACCATGTGTAAATGCTCCCTTTGAAGCCCAAATCAGTCAAATTGCATGTATTGATGCAGTGACTAAAATCATCAACCTCATTTAATGATATAGGTAATCCACCAAATTTCTCCTCCTCATCCCAAATTACATTAAAATCACCTCCCATAAGCCATGGTACTGTCAAGTCAGAAGCCATTGCATAGAGTGAATCCCACAATTCTATTCTTTCAATAACATTACATTTTGCATATACCAATGTGAGAGTGAGCTCGACATGTGTTTCTGTTTGGAATAATCTCAGTGTAATCTGTTGTGTCGTGTTATACAAAATATCCACATTAAAAACTTTATCAATGAAAGCCCAAATTTTGTTTGAGACATTCACTACTTCTTGGGCTAAGCCTATCCATCTTCTGTAGTTTTCCATCTTGTTAGACGGTTGCATAGGTTCAAGAATCCCTATAAATTCAAAGTGATGTTGTCTATGCATTGTGATCAATCTTTCAAATGTCTGCATTGTATTAACAGACCTCACATTCCATATAATTGCCTTCATCATTGATCTTTGGATTTAGAAAGTATTCTTCTAGTTTGTATACCTCCTGCTGGGACTGTGAAGGTTTCTTTTGCTTGTTTTTTCTTTACTTTGCTTAGCCACATTGAGGAAGTTTTGTGTTGTTGACTCCTCATCCAAATCCCTATTTGTCTGATCAATTGGTAAGtcaattttctttgtatttttagaACAAATTATATCTGTACTTCTCTTCACATTTTTCAGCTTTTTATTTGCAGAGCTATTTACATGTTGTAGCTGGCCAGAGTTCAATGTAACAGTATTATTTTCTACATTCTGCACAGCAACCTTCACAGTTGTTTCTTGCTTACCTGGATCCTTAGCAGTGTTTTTTGTTTTAGCAGTACTATCTTCTGCACtcttttgttttgatttattcTGCTAAGACTTGTTGATACCTGCTATTATTCCACCAGGGTCCTCATCATTACACAATCCTGCTTTATCATGGATTAATTATGCATTTGGAGAAAACTGGATTTCGGCATTTTGTGACTCTTTATTTTTTGCGTTTACACTTTGATCCTCTTAGTTATTTGTTTCCCCTTCTGTTTCCTTGTCGCTTGCCATTCCATCTGGAATTTCTCCCTCTGTTGCATCTTCCTCAGGTTGGTTTGACCATAATTTATTTTCATTCCACTTTATTTTTTCAATGCTTTTAAAAAGATCAAAATCAATATCGTCCACTTGGTCATTGTCACTGGTTATCTCCTCTTCCTGCCTTGTTATTGCATCAGTTGTATTTACTTTGTCTGCATTTTGGGCCAACTCTACATCTACCCTTGTGTCTTTTGATGGGATCTCTTGACAAGAAGTGTTTACACCTACCACACTATTAGGATAATTTTTTTGTACCCCAGCGGGTGTCGATTCCCCATTGCTAACATCTTTTGTTCTAAATTTTTTCATTTAACTCGTTTGGGTATTTTTTTTGGGGATATTCTGGAGCTTTTAGAGAGAGGGAAGAACAATTCTAGAgagaggaagaagctcaagtgccTTGTTCATAAAACATTTTGTCCAATCCTTTAAATCCAACAAGAAATACCTCaagatcttcatctaagaggtaaggatctatacactagactttaatttcgagtttggggtataagatgggttattgaggtttGATTCTTGgatgtaatagtattatgtatacatgcatgtacaaattaggtttgtgggaagattgttgaacataaataagtaaagattgggttggggaatgaaggaaaccttgtaaaaaaatttgaaataaagATGCTCAattagtatttgataaaatgaccaaatgagctgaaaccatgaataccttcctaatttgtgctcaattttgttatgtctcaaagtatattgggattgctagaatttccggaacgtcgtagtaacttaaggaaagcttaaacaaggtatgtatggctaaaaccccctcttcttagaaattgagctcctttGGTGTCCATGCAAATGTTGTTAGGACCGAAATTTGATTGATATATTGATTATTACTTTATATGAATTAGTGCTGCAAAATATATAAGTGAAAGGTGAGTCTCAATATGTTCAATATGCTATCCTTGGAAATTTAAGGATGTGAGAAGAATGTGAACCATGTGTTGAAATGCCTAGACTTCAAGCCAAGTTTAAACTGAGATTGTTATGCCAAATTGTGTGAGAAAACTCGTTATGGTTGATCCTCCAAATTTTTCTTATGTGTACAAAATATATTTGATTGATTGTGTCTAGTTGTTGGTAATATATAAAGATATTTGGAAGTGAAATAAGTGCATTGTGGGATATGAAATACGACCATTGCGCCATAAAAGAAGAATCGTATGTATGGCCAAAAGAGCAAATAAAGTAATGATGTTGAGAGTAGCTAAAGGTACCAATGAAACTAAGTACGATGTGAAAGGTATATTGTGTATAGTATGTGAATCCTATGGACAGGATATAAAACGCAGAGGCATATAATATAATATGTGGGCCCTATGGACGGGCTATGAAACATATTGGTATATAAGATAATATGTGAACCCTATGGACGGGCTATGAAacacataggtgtataatatgatATGTGAACCCTATGGTCGGGCTATGA from Nicotiana sylvestris chromosome 12, ASM39365v2, whole genome shotgun sequence encodes the following:
- the LOC138882634 gene encoding uncharacterized protein, with the translated sequence MKAIIWNVRSVNTMQTFERLITMHRQHHFEFIGILEPMQPSNKMENYRRWIGLAQEVVNVSNKIWAFIDKVFNVDILYNTTQQITLRLFQTETHVELTLTLVYAKCNVIERIELWDSLYAMASDLTVPWLMGGDFNVIWDEEEKFGGLPISLNEVDDFSHCINTCNLTDLGFKGSIYTWWNGRSEEDCIFKWLDRCLGNIEFQQTFPGVEVSHLSKIESDHCPMLLKCDTESLTIMKSFKFLNFWVQHASFKDLVKENWKADFAANHFVTFNHKLKKLKKALSTWSKATYGGIFQKIASLEEVVLVHERKFELSPTQMNRQRLHKVQAEMIKYLALEEQFWRQKAGMAWFKDGDRNTRFFHAQVNGRRKRLKLTRIQDSLGNWVEEDDQIAAEAVKFYHEQFREDTIPTNFHIIDHIPSMVTMEQNEKLNNNPTREEIKHVVFGLNGDSTGGIDGFTGLFYQSCWEIIGEDIVQMNGGYITRLNIEQAGFVKDRSIVENVLLTQDIVTDMRLRTKAGPNVVIKLDMMKAYDRLSWLFITKVLRKTGFSERFIGLVFDFVGNNWYSVLINGQPHSFFKSSRGVKQGDPLSPTLFILAAEALSRGLNSLHSNLYFCCFGMPKWSPKINHLAYADDTIIFSSSDATSLRLIMEILQVYENASGQWVNKGKSVVYIHHLVDQEVVRKVERTTGIGRQDFPFTYLGCPIFYARRKMEHYQGLLTKVLDKLQSWKGKLLSIGGRAVLITSVLQSMPIHLLSAVNPPNYVINKLHKMFAQFFWSSSVGGTSRHWASWTNLCMPYEEGGIGFRSLHDGAKALFYFAIDDNIHNVSDVGEDGRWNVERLLEVLPEEFVTYIIERVKPPVISNDLDVPFWMLRTKGNFTVKSAWDYLRRREDPRRAYCLIWVKGMPFKIAFFMWKIWRAKLPLDDFMRKLGYSMASKCWCCAEPNEETLTHLFYTANAARTVWNFFLNKAGIATEGLSLHQAITKCWTTPVMPRIKPILQALPSCICWELWKRRNSLKHGKVVSISRVIYQVSNTLQSLIKLRKPGLHVPHKWQDMLLVLENYTPKLKFEKVLWEFPLECWIKDNTDGASIGNPGRSSIRVCVRDEYGDVQYAAGREINEGSNNEAEAEVMVEALRVCRSLNYSNIWLQTDSLLLKNIIDGIWKPPWNIVEQVEEIRRLKERCNLRISHIFREENKLADHLANEGFKELKDATKGISVITKIKSQNILLLTDREGLLVFLEENLSFSASSTFEKAGISSQTGKMYMIMSYLTEELQMVVSMLCIQSTGRTLKGNTGISMRKIKLQAAKDFGELTQLNVQQNTRSYEVVILIDVQLHIDVDIDFDTLYALLSSSRIKLGNIILKRWVGHHTNLKYGTVCFLSM